In Eriocheir sinensis breed Jianghai 21 chromosome 10, ASM2467909v1, whole genome shotgun sequence, the following proteins share a genomic window:
- the LOC126996590 gene encoding 60S ribosomal protein L27-like → MVKVYKPGRVVILLTGKQAGKKAIVIKSNDEGTQDRPYEHGLVAGIERYPRKVTKSMSKKKIARRSKIKPFVRIVNLKHVMPTRYTATDIVFDKVKINKEILKDPARRKKARRMVKAKLEERYKSGKNRWLFQKLRF, encoded by the exons ATGGTAAAGGTATACAAACCAGGCCGGGTGGTGATCCTGCTGACCGGCAAGCAGGCCGGCAAGAAAGCCATCGTGATCAAGAGCAACGATGAGGGCACACAGGACCGCCCCTATGAGCATGGCCTGGTGGCGGGCATTGAGCGGTACCCTCGCAAGGTCACCAAGAGCATGAGCAAGAAAAAGATTGCCCGCCGCTCTAAGATCAAGCCTTTTGTCAGG ATTGTGAATTTGAAGCACGTGATGCCCACGCGTTACACCGCAACTGACATTGTCTTTGACAAGGTTAAGATCAACAAGGAGATCCTGAAGGATCCCGCTCGCAGGAAAAAGGCCCGCAGGATGGTCAAGGCCAAGCTTGAGGAGAG GTACAAGTCTGGGAAGAATCGCTGGCTCTTCCAGAAGCTTCGGTTCTAA